The Melospiza georgiana isolate bMelGeo1 chromosome 9, bMelGeo1.pri, whole genome shotgun sequence genome has a segment encoding these proteins:
- the S1PR1 gene encoding sphingosine 1-phosphate receptor 1: MNSGTTAPQKVTSNPTNTDVNYVIKEHYNYTGKLNESVDTGIKVTSVVFIIICCFIILENIFVLLTIWKTKKFHRPMYYFIGNLALSDLLAGVAYTANLLLSGHKTYSLTPNQWFVREGSMFVALSASVFSLLAIAIERYITMLKMKLHNGSNSFRSFLLISACWVISAILGGLPIMGWNCKNLLSNCSTVLPLYHKHYILFCTTVFTGLLLSIVVLYCRIYSMVRTRSRRLTFRKNITKATRSSEKSLALLKTVIIVLSVFIACWAPLFILLLLDVGCKVKTCPILYKAEYFLVLAVLNSATNPIIYTLTNKEMRRAFIKILCCCTCPPADSGTKFKRPIIGGMEFSRSKSDNSSHPQKEDGDHPETIMSSGNVTSSS, encoded by the coding sequence ATGAACTCCGGCACCACTGCCCCGCAGAAGGTCACCAGCAACCCCACCAACACTGATGTCAACTATGTCATCAAAGAGCATTATAATTACACGGGAAAGCTAAATGAGAGTGTGGACACTGGAATTAAAGTGACGTCGGTGGTTTTTATCATCATTTGCTGCTTTATAATCTTAGAGAACATTTTTGTCTTGCTTACCATCTGGAAAACCAAGAAGTTTCACAGACCCATGTACTATTTCATTGGGAACTTAGCTCTTTCAGACTTGCTGGCTGGTGTGGCTTACACTGCCAACCTCCTTCTATCTGGACACAAAACCTACAGCCTGACCCCCAACCAGTGGTTTGTAAGAGAAGGCAGCATGTTTGTTGCCTTGTCAGCTTCTGTGTTCAGCTTGTTAGCCATTGCCATTGAGAGATACATCACCATGCTGAAGATGAAACTCCACAATGGCAGCAACAGCTTCCGCTCCTTCTTGCTGATCAGCGCGTGCTGGGTCATCTCCGCCATCCTCGGGGGGCTCCCGATCATGGGCTGGAACTGCAAGAACCTCTTGTCCAACTGCTCCACCGTGTTGCCTCTCTACCACAAGCACTATATTCTCTTTTGCACAACCGTTTTCACTGGCCTTTTGTTATCTATTGTGGTCCTCTACTGCAGGATCTACTCCATGGTGAGGACTAGGAGCCGCAGGCTGACATTTCGGAAAAACATTACCAAAGCTACCAGGAGCTCAGAAAAGTCACTAGCCTTGCTCAAGACAGTGATCATAGTCCTGAGTGTCTTCATTGCCTGCTGGGCTCCTCTGTTCATCCTCCTTTTATTGGATGTGGGGTGCAAAGTGAAGACCTGCCCAATCCTCTATAAAGCAGAGTATTTCTTAGTGCTGGCCGTGCTCAATTCAGCCACGAACCCTATCATCTACACCTTGACAAACAAGGAGATGCGGAGGGCTTTCATCAagattttgtgctgctgcacatGTCCCCCAGCAGATTCTGGGACCAAATTCAAACGGCCAATCATTGGGGGCATGGAGTTCAGCCGGAGTAAGTCTGACAACTCCTCACACCCACAGAAGGAGGACGGTGACCATCCTGAAACCATCATGTCTTCGGGCAATGTTACCTCATCTTCTTAG